The Bosea sp. 685 DNA window CAGGAAGGCCGCGGCGAGATAGAGGGCAAGCTGCGAGAAGTCAGGCATGGATCGGCCCCGTCGAGAGAGGAGGTAACTGGATGAGGGCTGAGGGGAACCTCGAACCCTCTCTCAGGACGGGATCAGGGTGGCGGCCGTGCGCTCCACCGGGCGATCGCTCGCGGCAAGGCCGGCCGCGACATTGGCTCTGTCGGCCTCCGGACGATTCTGGCTCATCTTGCGCTTTCCCTCCAGCCTCGTGATCGGCATGCGGATGCCGACGATCCCGCGCAGCTGCGCCTGGATGAAATCGGGAGGGGCATCGGAGACGGCCCAGGGCGCCGCGCGCTCGCCCTCATGGATATTGGTCAATCGGGTCACGGCCGCCAGCAGCCTGGTGGGGTCATCGAAGAACTCGACCGGGCCATAGGCGTGAACCGCAACGTAGTTCCAGGTCGGGACAACCTTCCCGGTCTCCTGCTTGGTCGCGTACCAGGACGGCGTGATGTAGGCGTCCGGCCCCATGAAGATCGCAAGCCCGTCGCCGGTGACGGGAGTTCGCCATTGCGGGTTGGCCTTGGCGAGATGGCCGTAGAGCACGCCGTGCTCGCCCTCGTTCTCGTCGAGATAGAGCGGCAGCGGCGTGGCCAGCACGCCGTCGGGTGAGGCGGTGACGAAATTGGCGAGCCGCGCGGCCCGGATCGTCGCCCGGATGCTGTCCCTGTCGTCGTCGCGGAAGGCTGGAGGCGTGTACATCTGCGAACTCCTTGCGTTGCCGGGACAGATGCCGCCAATCTGGCTTGCTGGGAATAGCCAGTTGCGAGGGATTGATGTGGGCCAGTTAGACGGTGTCGGCCGCAGGATCATCGCGGCGATCAAGGAGCAGATTCATAGCGGCGCCTATCGGCCCGGTGATCGCCTACCGTCGTCGCGCGCCTTCGCGATGGAGTGGGGAGCATCCCGCACGACGGTGACGGCGGCGTATGGTCAATTGATCGCGGAGGGCTATCTGGTCACGCGGGCCGGCGCACGTCCGATCGTGGCGCAGGGCCTCGCGGCCAAGACGACGCCGACGCCCGCACTGACGGCGGCGGTGCGGCATCTTTCGGGCTTCGCGCAGCGCCTGCTCAGCTTGCCGCCGCCGACGCCGTCTCAGGCGGTCAACGTCGCGGATTTCCGCTATGGGGACCTGGCCGGCGACGATTTTCCCGTGCTGGCCTGGAGGCGCGCGCTGACCAAGGTCAGCCTTCGGCGAAAGGCGCGGCTGCGCTATGCCGACCCCCAGGGCGCCACCGATCTGCGCTCGGTGCTGCAAGGCTATCTCTGGCGCGCGCGCGGCATCAATTGCTCGCCGGACGACATCGTCATCGTCAACGGCTCGCAGCAGGGGCTCGATCTCTGCGCCCGGCTGCTGCTCGACCCCGGCGATGCCTTTCTCATCGAGAATCCCGGATACATGCTCGCCCGTCACGCCTTCATCGCAGCGGGTGGCATTGCGGTTCCGATTCCCGTCGATGGCGAGGGCCTATGCGTTGATGGGCTGCCGCCGGGGCGTCTCGTCTACGTTACACCCTCGCACCAGTTTCCTCTTGGCGGGGTCCTCTCCGCGACGCGCCGACGCTCGCTCCTGGCCTGGGCTGCAGCCTCGGGCGCCTATGTCATCGAGGATGACTATGATGGCGAGTACAGGCACGACATCTCCCCGATCCCGCCCTTGCAGACGCTTGACCCACAGTCGGTGATCTATGTCGGCACATTCTCCAAGACGCTCTCGCCGACCTTGCGACTGGGCTATCTCGTTCTCCCCGCCGGGCTGGCTCGGGCGTTCAGCGAGGCCAAGCGCCTCACCGATCGGCACAGCCCGCTCCTGGAGCAGGAGGCGCTGGCCGAGCTGCTGGCGAGTGGCGCCTATGAGCGCCACGTCCGCAGCATTCGCCGGAAGAACGCCGAGCGACGCGCCGTGCTGCTCCAGGCCCTGTCAGCCGAATGCGGGCCGGCCGTATCGATCGAGGGAGCCGATACGGGCCTGCATGTCGTCATCTGGATCAACGGCGTTGGCGCGGATCGCGAGGCTGGGATTGTCGAGGCCGCGCGGTCAATCGGGCTCGGCATTCATCCTGTCTCGCCATTATACGATCCGAAGCTATCCAAGCCCCAGACGGCAGGGTTCATTCTCGGCTACGCCGCGCTCGACACCGAGATGGTGCGGCGTGGTATCTCGATGCTGGCGACCGTGCTGACGAAGCGCCGATGAGGCCTTGCCGGTATTTCGACTGAGGTCGGCCCATCACCCATAATCGCCGTTCTGTCCGCGACCTCGTGGTCTTGGCGAGCCTTTTGACGCGGACCTTCAGATCGTTGCGAAATAGTGGTCAGGCGGCGTTGCAAAACCTGGACGCCGCACTCTAACCTTGAGTGGCGAGATTACAGGGGGAGTCCATGAACGCTCGAACATGGATTGAAATCGTCGAAGACAATGTCGGCCGATATGGCGAACTTGTCGCCGGTATCGACCCATCTCTCGCCGATCTGCCTCGGTTTTTTGAACGCGACGATGTCGGGGGCTGGGTCGACCGTTTCGTGAATTTCGCCCTCGACGCGGTCGAGGGTCGCGTTGGCTTTGTGAAGTTTCAGTCGGCCTATTTTGAAGCCTGCGGCCTGGCGGGACTTGCGGCCCTTGCCTCCGGAATGAAA harbors:
- a CDS encoding FMN-binding negative transcriptional regulator — translated: MYTPPAFRDDDRDSIRATIRAARLANFVTASPDGVLATPLPLYLDENEGEHGVLYGHLAKANPQWRTPVTGDGLAIFMGPDAYITPSWYATKQETGKVVPTWNYVAVHAYGPVEFFDDPTRLLAAVTRLTNIHEGERAAPWAVSDAPPDFIQAQLRGIVGIRMPITRLEGKRKMSQNRPEADRANVAAGLAASDRPVERTAATLIPS
- a CDS encoding PLP-dependent aminotransferase family protein, whose amino-acid sequence is MGQLDGVGRRIIAAIKEQIHSGAYRPGDRLPSSRAFAMEWGASRTTVTAAYGQLIAEGYLVTRAGARPIVAQGLAAKTTPTPALTAAVRHLSGFAQRLLSLPPPTPSQAVNVADFRYGDLAGDDFPVLAWRRALTKVSLRRKARLRYADPQGATDLRSVLQGYLWRARGINCSPDDIVIVNGSQQGLDLCARLLLDPGDAFLIENPGYMLARHAFIAAGGIAVPIPVDGEGLCVDGLPPGRLVYVTPSHQFPLGGVLSATRRRSLLAWAAASGAYVIEDDYDGEYRHDISPIPPLQTLDPQSVIYVGTFSKTLSPTLRLGYLVLPAGLARAFSEAKRLTDRHSPLLEQEALAELLASGAYERHVRSIRRKNAERRAVLLQALSAECGPAVSIEGADTGLHVVIWINGVGADREAGIVEAARSIGLGIHPVSPLYDPKLSKPQTAGFILGYAALDTEMVRRGISMLATVLTKRR